CGCGGAAACCGGCCTCAGAAAGCCGCTGCCGCACCTCTTCGAGGAGCATAAGACTCGAGATGTCCTTGTATATCGGCGCCGTGTCGGGAAAGTGCCTGCCGATATCACCGAGACCGGCAGCGCCGAGCATCGCGTCGCAGATCGCGTGAAGCAGCACATCCGCGTCCGAGTGTCCCAACAACCCTTTTTCAAAGGGAATGTCCACACCGCCGATTATCAGTTTCCTGCCCGCTGCAAGGCGGTGAACGTCATAGCCGGTGCCTATTCGCATAGAACAGCCTCCGCCGCAACTATAGCAAACGCAATAATTGTTGTTATATCATTTGTAGGGCAACCCTTCAGGGTTGCTTAAAGCAAGGCTGAAGCCTTGCCCTACAGGTAACAATATCTAATGCGTCTGTATTAATGCAAAATACACATCGTAAATTTAAAAATATAACATTGAACTGTAAGAGGAGGCCAGAAGGTAATTCCCCCTCATTTTGACTTTTGCATTTTACCTTTTGCATTTTGCACTTTGCAATGGACTACCTTCTCTTCAGTATTTCCTCAGCAAGGATCAGGTCCTCGGGCGTGGTGATCTTGATGTTCTCGTAGCTCCCCATGATCACCCGCACCGTGCCGCCCGTTCGCTCCACGAGCGTGGCGTCGTCGGTCCCGAACATTTTCTGCTTGTACGATTCCTCGTAAGCGCGCCTGAGTATCTTGGCCGGGAAAGCCTGCGGTGTTTGGATCGCCCAGAGCGTCCCCCGTTCCAGGGTGCGGCATACGATCTTATTCTCATCCACTTCCTTGATCGTGTCCTTGATCGGCACGCCCACGGCGACACATTCTCCCTTTTTAGCAAGGCCCACGGCTTCACTTATCATTTCAGGCGTCACAAAAGGCCGCACGCCGTCATGAACGAGCACGACCGCCGTGTCCTCCCCGATCTTCTGCAAACCATGCAATACGGAATCCTGACGTTCCTTGCCGCCTACGACCAGGGTCTTCACCTTGGTAATCCGGTACTGTTCGATCACATCGCGCAGACAGCCCTCCATGTCTTCCCGGGAAATGATGGGGATGATCTCATCGATCTCCGGGGCGCGTTGGAACGCGAGCAGGGTATGCGCCAGCAAGGGTTTGTCTCCGAGCAGCAAAAACTGTTTCGCCGT
Above is a genomic segment from Nitrospirota bacterium containing:
- the ispD gene encoding 2-C-methyl-D-erythritol 4-phosphate cytidylyltransferase, translated to MSKVTALIPAAGAGKRMGKGTAKQFLLLGDKPLLAHTLLAFQRAPEIDEIIPIISREDMEGCLRDVIEQYRITKVKTLVVGGKERQDSVLHGLQKIGEDTAVVLVHDGVRPFVTPEMISEAVGLAKKGECVAVGVPIKDTIKEVDENKIVCRTLERGTLWAIQTPQAFPAKILRRAYEESYKQKMFGTDDATLVERTGGTVRVIMGSYENIKITTPEDLILAEEILKRR
- the ispF gene encoding 2-C-methyl-D-erythritol 2,4-cyclodiphosphate synthase, with amino-acid sequence MRIGTGYDVHRLAAGRKLIIGGVDIPFEKGLLGHSDADVLLHAICDAMLGAAGLGDIGRHFPDTAPIYKDISSLMLLEEVRQRLSEAGFRVNNVDATIVAEKPKMAPHIPAMVRNIAEAIKVDHAAGVVNVKATTTEGLGFAGRGEGIAAYAVVLIRKVE